TGGTGGCCGAGGGGGCGGCCGTGGCCCAGGGCCAGGTGGTGGCCGAGCTGGACACCGAGGCCCTGGAGGCCCAGCAGGCCGAGCTGGAGGCCCGGCGCGCCACGGCCGAGGCCACCGTGGCCCGGGCCGCCTCGGCCGTGGAGGCCGCCCGGGTGGCCCGGGACCAGGCCGAGCGCCAGGCGGCCCAGGCCGAGCTCGCGGTGGAGGCGGCCCGCTCGGCGGCAGGCCTGGCCGAGAAGGAGTGGGCCCGGGCCGACCAGCTGGTCCGGGCCGGGGTGCTGGACCGGGCCCGGCTCGACCAGGCGGAGAACGCCCGCACCCAGGCCCGGGTGGCGGTGGACCAGGCCGAGCAGGGGTTCGAGGCGGCCCGCCTCGGCGTGGCCCGGGCCGAGGCCGCGATCGCCGAGGCCCAGAAGGCCCTGGAGGCGGCCCGGGCCGGCGTGGTGGAGGTGGACCGGGCGCTGGACTCGGTCCGTGTGCGGCTCGACAAGGCCCGGATCCGGGCCCCGATCCCGGGCCGGCTCGACGCCCACCTGGCCGAGCCGGGCGAGGTGATCGCCCCCGGCCAGGAGATCGCCCGGATCTACGACCTGTCGTCGCTGAAGGCCGTGGTGGACGTGCCCGAGCGGTACGTGGCGTTCCTGGACCCGGCCAACCCGGCCCTGGCCGCCTACGCCTCGGCGGCCCGGCCCGGAGCGGTGGTGGGGGCCCGGGCCCGGGTGGTGGTGCCGGGGCTTCCCAAGCTCACCGGTGGGGAGGAGGAGGGGCTCGCCCTGGCCGCCGAGATCGTGCGGGTGGGCCAGGCGGCCGATCCGGAGAGCAACACGTTTCCGGTGGAGCTGCGGGTGCCCAACCCCTCGGACACCCTGCGGCAGGGCCTGATCGCCCGGGCCGAGATCGAGTACCTGAGCTATCCGGAGGCGATCGTCATCCCCTCGTCCGCGATCCAGGTCACCGACCAGGGCCCCCGGGTGCTGGTGGTGGAGGAGGAGGAAGGGGGTCGGCCCGTGGCCCGGGTGCGCGACATCGTGCCGGCCTCGATCCGGGGCGACGAGGTGCTGGTGCTCTCGGGCCTCGCGCCGGGGGACCGGCTGATCGTGGCCGGCTGGAAGGGGCTGGTCTCCGGCCAGGCCGTGCGGATCGTGGTGGAGGACGGCGCGGTGGTGGCGTCGGACGGCGGAGGGAAGGCGGAGTGATCGTCACCCGGTTCTCGGTCCGCCACTTCATGGCGGTGTTGGTGGCGTGCGTGGGCATCGTGGTGCTGGGCACGGCGGCGTACTTCTCGATGCCCCGCGAGGCGTTCCCCGACGTCAAGGTGCCCGTGATCACGGTGACCACCGTGCTCGACGGGGCCAACCCCACCGACATCGAGACCTCGGTCACGGTGCCCCTGGAGACCGAGCTCGACGGCGTGGAGGGCGTGAAGGAGATCCGCAGCACCTCCATGACCGATCTGTCGGTCATCTCCATCGAGTTCGACCCCGAGGTGGACACCCAGGTGGCCCTGTCGCGCGTGCGCGACGCGGTGGACAAGGCCAAGGGCGAGCTGCCCCCCGAGGCCGACGACCCGATCGTGAAGGAGTTCTCGTTCTCGGGCGACGTGCCGGTGATGGTGGTGAACCTGGTGGGGCCGGCGAGCATGGCCCTGTCGGAGCTCAAGGACCTGGCCGACCGGGTGGAGGACGAGATCCAGCGGATCCCCGGGGTGCTCGACGTGAAGATCCGGGGCGGCCGGGAGCGCCAGGTGCGCATCGAGGTGGATCCGGTGCGGCTCAGGTACTACGGCCTGGTGCCGGCCCAGGTGGAGGCCGCGGTGCGCGGCGCCAACCACAACGTGTCGGCCGGGGTGGCCGACGGCCCGCTGACCCGGGTGATCTACCGGGTGCCCGGCGAGTTCCGGAGCCCGGCCGAGATCTACGACCTGGTGGTGGGCCGGTCGGCCGACGGGGTCCCCGTGTACCTCAAGGACGTGGCCACCGTGACCTACGCCTTCGCCGACGAGACCGCCCGGGCCCGGCTCTACGACTTCCGGGCCGAGGACGGCGAGCGGTCCGTGGGCCGGTACGTGGAGCCCCAGAAGACGGTGTCGCTGGAGATCATGAAGAAGAGCGGCGAGAACATCATTGCCGTGACCGACGCCGTGAAGGGGCTGCTGGCCGAGCTGGGGCTGCCCCCCCAGGTCAAGGCCGTGGTGGCGCTCGACACCTCCCGGGACGTGCGGCGGATGGTGAGCGACCTGGAGAACGGCATCCTCACCTCCCTGGTGCTGGTGCTGGGGGTGATCCTGATCGGCCTGGGGGCCCGCAACGCGTTCCTGGTGGCCTGGGCGATCCCGTTCTCCATGCTGCTGTCGATCCTGGTGCTGCGGCTCCTGGACTACACCTTGAACATGATGGTGCTGTTCTCCCTGCTCCTGGCGCTCGGCATGCTGGTGGACAACGCCATCGTGATCGTGGAGAACATCTACCGCCACCACAGCCTGGGGCTGTCGCGGCCCCGGGCCGCGATCCAGGGCACGGCCGAGGTGGCCTGGCCGGTGATCACCTCCACCTCCACCACCGTGGCCGCGTTCCTGCCCATGGTGTTCTGGCCGGGCATCATGGGCGAGTTCATGGCCTACCTGCCGGTCACGGTGATCGTGGTGCTCACCAGCTCCCTGTTCGTGGCCCTGGTGATCAACCCGACCCTGTGCGCCCTCGTGATGAAGCGCAAGCGGGGCGCCGAGGCCACCGTGGACCCCGAGACCACCCGCCCCACCTACCGGGCCGTGGTATGGTACGGCCGGTTCCTGGAGTTCCTGCTCGACCGGCCCGTGTGGACCCTGACCACGGGGTTCGGCGTGCTGCTGCTGGTGTTCGCGGTGTACGGGGTGTTCGGCCACGGGGTGGAGTTCTTCCCGACCATCGACCCCAACCTGGTCATGGTCAGCGTGACCCCGCCCGAGGGCACCAGCCTCGACGCCTCGGACCGGCTGAGCCGCCTGGCCGAGGACCGGATCTTCGGCCGGCCCGGCTCCGGGTACGACCGGCCGGTGGAGAACCTAAAGCACGCCACGGTCACGGTGGGGTTGGAGGCCCGGGGCGGGTTCGGCGAGGAGGGGCTGGGGCCGGTGGTGACCCGGATCCAGTTCGTAGAGCGGCCGTTGCGCACCGAGCCCACCTCCGAGACCCTGGCCGAGATCCGACGCCGGCTCGAGGGGTTGGACCCCTCGGGCCGGCGGGTGGCCCCTCCGCTGTACGGTGCCGAGTTCAACGTGGTGAAGCCCCAGGAGGGGCCGCCCACCGGCAAGCCGGTGTCCATCCAGATCTTCGGGGACGACCTGGCCCGGATGGCTGCCGTGGCCGAGGACATGAAGGCCCTGATGGCCGCCGTGCCCGGGGTGGCCAAGCCCACGGACGACGCGGCCACGGCCCAGCCCACCCTGGAGTGGACCGTGGACCGGGCCCGGGCCGGCATGTTGGGGCTGGATCAGGCCTCGGTGGCCGGGGCGCTCCAAATGATCGTGGGCGGCCGCCGGGCCGGCACCTTCGGCCACGGCGACGACGAGCAGGACATCTGGTTCCGGCTGCCCCGGCCCTACCGCCTCGACACCGACCGGGTGCTCGCGGTGCCCATTCCCACCCCCCTGGGCGGGGCCGTGGCGGTGGCCTCGGTGGCCCGGCCGGAGCTGGTGCCCGGCCCGATCCAGGTCAAGCACCTGGACCGGAAGCGGGTGCTCACGGTGGGGGCCGACGTGGAGCCCTGGGTGCGGGCCGATGCCGACGTGCGCGCCGCGTTCCAGGCCCGGGCCCGGGAGTACCCGTTCCCGCCCGGCATCACTTACCGGTTCGCCGGCGCGGCCGAGGAGCAGGAGGAGTCCACCCGGTTCCTCACTGAGGCCTTCGTGGTGGCCCTGTTCCTGATCGCGCTGGTGCTGGTGCTCCAGTTCAACTCGATCCTGGTGCCGGCCATCGTGATGACCTCGGTGGTGCTGAGCTTCATCGGGGTGTTCCTGGGGCTCCTGGCGTTCCGGATGCCGTTCGGCATCATCATGAGCGGGATCGGGGTGATCTCCCTGGCCGGGGTGGTGGTGAACAACGCCATCGTGCTGCTGGACGCGGTGCGTCAGTTCCAGCGCCGGGGCCAGAGCGTGCGCGAGGCCGTGGTGAGCGCGGGCATGGTCCGGTTCCGGCCGGTGCTCCTCACGGCCGTCACCACGATCCTGGGGCTGGTGCCCATGGCCCTCAAGATCAACATCGACTTCCTGCACCTGACCTACCAGTACAACACCGAGTCCTCCCAGTGGTGGCAGTCCATGGCCGTGGCCATCATCTTCGGCCTGGCCGTGGCCACCGTGCTCACCCTGGGGGTGGTGCCCACCCTGTACCTGCTCTACGCCCGGTTCCGGCTGTGGCTGTTCCGCAGGCTGGGCTGGAGGCTCGACCGCGAGATGGACATCATGGGCCTGGCCGAGGAGCTGGAGCAGGCCTCGGGGTAGGTTCTGCCGAGGCTCACACGGCGGGCCGGCGGTCCCGGAGGCCCCCGGCGCTGCGGAGGAACGTGGGCCCTGCGCCGGTGCGGGGGGCGTCGAGGATGCGGGCCAGGGTGGCCCGGACCGTGGCCGGGTCGTCGTCGAAGTCCCCGTGGTGGCGGGCGCGGGAGGCGCCGGCCGAGCCCACGGGCTCGGTGTTGGGGGCGAGGACCCAGCTCTCGCCCCGGACGAGCACCCGCCCCAGGTCCGGGTCGTCGGCCACGAACCGCTCCATGCCCAGGATCGGTTCCCCGTCCCGGACCCCGGGAATGCGCGGCCGGGCCTCGAAGGCGTTCGACACCAGGTACAGCAGGGACTTGTGATAGATGTTGGCGCAGTGGTCGTCCTGCTCGGCCTCGTCGGTCAGGGTGAACAAGGTGAACCGGCCGATGCCCCCGTCCCGCACGGCCGGGAGGTAGCAGGCCTTGAACAGTTCCACGGTGCACGCCGGCGCCCACAGGGTGCACGAGGCCACCGGCAGCCCCAGCCCCATGCGGCCCGCCATGGGCCCCGAGGGGATCCTCCCCCGGGCGGTGAGCCACTGGACCAGCGGGGCCAGGAAGATGCTCCCGGCGCTGTGGCCGGCCAGATGGATCTCCAGGTCCGGGTCGGCCCGGGCCAGGTCGGCCACGAGCTCCCCCACCCACCGGGCCGCGCCGTCCCGGCGCGTGGTGGAGCGCAGCGCGTTCTCCTTCATCTCGTCCCACACCGCCTTGCCGCCCAGGCCCCGGGCCAGGGGCTCCAGGGCGTCGTCCAGCCGGTCCAGCAGGAAGTCCTTGGCCTTGTCCCAGAACCCCTCGGGCCGCCGCCGGCCCAGGGCGTCGTCCAGGATGTTCCGGACCGTGGTCCAGAAATCCGTCTTCCACACGAAGGCCAGGGGGTAGACCTCGGCCCCGAGCAGGGCCGCCCGGTACTCGGCCACCCGCTGGATCGCGGTCTTCTCGTCCACCAGCCCCCCGTGGGCGTAGAGGAGCACGCGTTTCCGGCCCCACCCGGCCACGGCCCGAGGGATCTCGGTGCGCACGATCTCGGCCACCTCGGCCCGGGAGGTGCCGTAGGTGCCGCCCTGGCGCAGCCGGCCGTCGTTGCCCACGCTCACCAGGTGGGGCCGCAGGTCGGCGTAGGCGTAGCCGCCGGCCAGGTTGCCCCGGGCCGACAGCCCGGCGGCCACGGTCTGGCGGGCCAGCGCCACCGGCGCCCCGAGCCGGGTCACCCACACGTCCATGGCGTTCTCGAACCAGTCGTCGTAGGTGACCAGCGCGAGCCCCCGCTGCCCCCACCCCGGCCCCCAGGAGTTCTGGATCCAGAACCCCCTCTCGTCGTAGGCCACGATGGCGAAGGCATGGCCGCCCACCCGGTCGGGCCGGTGGGGGATCACCCCGTCGGCCTCGGACTCATACCACCCCGTGTGGATCCAGGAGGTGGCGAACAGCACCCCCACCTCGGCCAGGGCCGTGTGGAGCGCGGCCAGGTCGTGGTGGTTCACCCGGTAGTAGGCGCCCAGGGGCCGGCGGCCGGCGTCCCGGGCGATCGCGGCCGTGAGTCGGCCCCGGTTCCGGCGCCGGGGCCAGAGCCGTGCCGCGCACACCCCGTGCTTGTGCCAGCCCTTCACCGCGCCCCGGGCGCTGGAGCCCTCGTAGCCCTCGCCGGGCCACTCGTCGTACCGCCGGGCCAGATCGTAGAGCATCCAGGGGCTCACCCGGGTTCGGTCGGGCTCCACGCTGCGGGTGCGCAGCAGGAAGTGGACCACCGTGGCCAGCCCGAACCCGGTGCATGCGCCGTCCGGCCCCTGGTCCAGCACCGGCACCCGGGCCCGCCGGAACCGCTCCACCGGCAGCCGGGGGGGCACCTCGATCAGGGTGGGCTCGAACAAGCGGTCGCGGAAGTCGGCCGTGTCGGGCCGGGCGTCGAAGCGGTAGGTCTCGAAGGGGACCGGGGACATGGAAGCGCTCCTTTCCCTACGGAGAAGAGGGCGGTTGGGACGGGGCGTCCGGCCCGGGCCGGCGCATCGAGCCGAACAGGTAGCCCACGATGGCGCCCAGGATGCCCATGGCCGCGGTGAGCTGCTGCTCGGCATCGGCCAACACCACGATGAACACGGTGGCGAACACCACGAGAACGAGCCCGCTTGCGTTGAGGACCTGGGCGGTCGAGTGGGGGGATCGCCACAGCAGAACCCCGAGCACCGAGGCCAGGCTCACCACCAGGGTGATGCTCAGCAGCACGCACTCGATCACCCGGTTGGCCTCCTGCTTCATCCGGTACTCGTGCAGGAGCTTCAGATAGAGCTGGTAGTCGGTGCTCGTCGCCGTGAGGTCCGAGGGCGGCACACCGGCGAGGTCGGTGGCATCCACCAGTTTCATCAGCGCGTCCACCCGGTTCGGGGCGGGGGTGTCGCCGGGCGCCCCACCCGGCACGAGGACGAGGAAGGCGGCGAGGACGGCCACCGGCAGCGGGCCCCGACCGATCACGGCTGTTCCTCCAGGATCCGCAGGAACCGGTAGTACCGGTACGCGGCCTCCTCGTTTCCCTGCTCCTTTGCCTGCTTCAGCCGCTCCGCGAGCCGTGCCGCCAGGTCCCGGCGTTCCTCTGGGGTGAGCCGGGCCGCCTGCTGCCGAAACTCCCGGAACGGGTCGGGCCGGGGCGCGGGCTGCTGAGCCGGGGGCGGAGGGGCGAAGGGGCGCAACTCGCCGCCCCACCCCGGTTGGGCGCCGAGCCAGAGCGGAACGCCGAGGCCGAGCAGCAGAGGTTTCCAACGCATCAGGGCCGCCCCTTTCGGGCCGCGACGATCGGCCCAACGTTCTCGGGAAGCACCGGAACCCCCTCGATCTCGTCCGGGAGGGGAGGGTCCACGGAACATGCCGGCCGCTCCGTGCCGACCCGGATGCAGGCCGCCCCGTCGGGCCCGAGCCCCACCCAGACCCCCACCACCCCGGTTCTCGAAAGAAGGGCGGCCCGATGCCGGGCCAGCACGTCTTGGGCCTGATCCACGGTGGCCATCGCGTCTCCTGGAGGAACGAAAGAACAACCTGCCGCAGGTTCGGGCGGTGTCAACGAACCGCCCCGGTGTGCCCGTTGCCGCGGCACGGTGCCAAGGTCCACCCCCGGGTGGGGGCTGCGGTCGACCAACTCGGGGAAGCTCAGAAGAAGTCGAACCGCACGTAGGGCACGAACACCGAGTCGGGGTGTCGAAAGCTCACCCGGGACGTGGACCCCCCGCCCGACGTGTAGGCATGGACCCGCAGCTGTACCTCGGCGATCTGCACCTCGCGCACCGCCTGTTCCACCCCTTCGGTTGCCATGACCACCTCCCGGGCCTCGCCCGCTTGTGGGAACCCCCGTCGAGGGGCACCCAACCCGATCCAGATCACCGGGGAGTCACCGGGGAGTCACCGGAACGTCACCGGGCAGAAAAATATCCGTTTGGTGCGAGAAAGAACCGAAAGGACGGGAGCGCGGGGGGCTATTTGAGGAGCCGTTCGAGCCGGTCGATACAGCGATCGAGGCGGTCCAGGGCCGCGGCGAGGCGGGGATCAGGGGATTCGAGGGGCGGCCGAGGCGGTCCAGGGAGCCGCGCCTGTTCGGCCAAGCGAAGGGTCTCGGGGTCGGGGGTGGCGTCCAGTTGATCGCGCAGCGCAGCCCGGCATCGCTCGAACTGGCGGAGGGCGAGCCCCCGGCGGCCGGCCTCCAGGTGGATCTGCATGACGTGGCGGTGCACGTCTTCGCGCAGCGAATCCTCGTCCAGCAGGCGCAAGGCCGCAGCCAGGGCCTGTTCGTACATGCCGTAGTACGCGTAGAAGCGGGTCAGGGTCTCGAGCGCGGCATGGCGCCTGCGGCGGACGCTCTCCCGTTCCAGATCGATCCACGGGGCGTCCCACCCGGAGAGGAGATCCCCGGTGTGGAGGGCGAGCCCGGCCTCGGCCTGGGTCGCCCGATCAAACGAAAGGGAGTGGAAGGGGTGGGTCGCCGCCGGCTCGGTGAGTCGGAGAAACTCGTCGAGGTCGAACCAGTGCCCATCGAGGTCGATCGCCACCTCCGCACGGTTCGCGACGAGGCACCGTCCGCCGCCGAGTGCCCCGTTGAGCCTCCACAGGGCGGTGCTGAGGCAACGCCGGGCGCGCGCGTCGGGCAGGCCGGCCCAGAGGGTTCCCGCGAGGGTGTCCCGGGGCACTCTGCGTCCGGCGCACAGGAGATAGGCAAGCACGGCGGCCGCGCTGGCCGGCAGGGAAACCGCCTGGCCGCTCGGTACACACTCCACCCGCAGTTCGCCCAGCACGAAGAACCGAAGCCCGCCCATCGCAGTGTCTCCGGAGTCCGGAGCAGCGGCCCCGCCCGCTGGTCCGTTGTTCAAGGGAGAGCGAGTGTACCGGAAAGGGGGCCCAGCACAAGAAAGAAGGAGGGGCCGGTGAGACCCCTCCCTTGTGCGGTGCGCAGTTCGTGGGAGACGGCGGGTGGGGCCGGGGCTACACCCGGGGTTGGCCCTCGTCCCCGAGCCAGTCCTGGTAGAAGCTCATGTACTTGAACGCCCCGTCGGGCACGATGGCCACGCCCACGCCGCCTTCGGTGCGGGCCTTCTCCCGGGCCGCCCACAGAACCGCCCCCGACGAGGGGCCCACGAGCAGGCTCTCGGTCCGCGCCACCTCGATGGCGGTGCGGTAGGCGGGCTCGTCGGGCACGGTGATCGTCTCGTCCACCACCGACGGATCCAGGATCTCTGGCTGCTTCGACTCCTCGAAGTTCTTGAGCCCGGGCAGGCGGTGGCCCCGCTGGGGCTGGATCGCCACGATCCGGACGTCCGGATTCTGCTCCTTGAGGTACCGTCCCACACCCGTGATCGTGCCGCAGGTGCCGTACCCGGCGAAGAAGTGGGTGATCCGGCCCTCGGTCTGCTCCCAGATCTCGGGGCCGGTGGTCTCGTAGTGGGCGCGGACGTTGTCCGGGTTCTCGTACTGGTTGGGCATCACGTACTCGTCCCGGGTCCTCGGCCCCTCGGCGATGCTCTTGGCGAGCGCGATGGCCCCGTCCTTGGGGTGGTTGATGGGGCACAGGTCGTCCGGGGTGGGCCACACCTCCGCGCCCAGAAGCCGGAGCACGGTGAGCTTCTCCTCGGGCAGGGCGCTGGGCACGGTGATGGTCGCCTTCACCCCCAGAAGGTTCGCCAGCGCCACCAGCGCGATGCCGGTGTTCCCCGAGGTGGGCTCCACGATCTTCTTGCCCTGGGGCAGCTCCCCCCGCTCCCGAAGGCCCTTTAGCAGGTAGGCCGCGGTGCGGTCCTTGACCGAGCCGAACGGGTTGAAGCACTCGAGCTTGCCGTACAGCTCCATGGGCCCCTCGGGGGCGAACCGGCCCAGGCGCACAAGGGGGGTGGGATTGTCCGGGTTGGCCACCAGGTCCGCGATGCTGTCGTACACACGGCGGGAAGCGGGCATGACGATCTCCTGTCGTCGGGTGGAAAATGGTTTGGTTAGGCTGATTATTTCACAGCTATAAAGTAGGGTCAAGAGAATCCGATAATTTATCCGAATGGTGTGCTTTCGGTCGGACCGCTTCGTGCCGTCTGCCGGAAACCGCTCGGATTCATTGGTGACTTCTCCGGGCCCTCTTGACACGGCGGCCGGTCCCACTACACTGCGCGGGGCCGGTAAGGAGGGCCGCACCCGAGGGCCCCGATGATCCACTGTTCCGTTTCGCAGAAACGTATGCGGATTGCGGCGGTGGGGCTGGAGGCCCCTCCTTCGCTGAACGGCCTCGCAGGGGCCGCCTCGGCGCGGTCCGCTGCGGCGCGTGAGAGCACGCGCCGCGGCCGCTCCCCTGGCGCCGGGCGGCCCGGGCTGCTCGGCCGTCGCGCTTCGTCGGGGCCTCCAGCCCCACCGCGTGGGAACAGCACGGAATTTCCGAAACACGACACTACGGAGGGAACGTGGACGATTTCGTACGGGCGGCGCAGGAGGATGGGCCGTGATCCGGGTGGAGATCCCCGGGGCCGGGACTTTGGAGGTCCGCACCGTGCTCGCGGACTTCAACGGAACCCTGGCGGTGGACGGCCGGGTGGAGCCGGAGGTGAGGGAGCGGCTGGCCGCCCTGGCGGCCCGGGTCCGGGTGGTGGTGGCCACGGCCGACACCTTCGGCACGGTGGGCGAGGAGATCTCCGTGCCAGGGGTGGAGGTGCGGCGTTTGACCCCGGGGTTCCAGTCGGCCCAGAAGGAGAAGATCCTCGAGCGGCTGGGGCCGGAGACCGCCGCGGCCGTGGGCAACGGGGTCAACGATCACCGGATGGTCGCCCGGGCTGCCCTGGGCATCGTGGTGATGGGGCCGGAGGGGGCGGCGTGGGAGACGCTGAGGAGGGCCCGGATCGTGGTGCCCAGGCCGCAGGACGCCCTGGACCTCCTGCTCCATCCCAAGCGCCTGGTGGCCACGCTGCGGGACTGACGGCTCCCTGACCTCCGGGCTGTGGTAATTCTGACAGCTGGTATGGCCGCACGCGGCTCTCCACCAGGCCCCCGAACTTTGGTGCGGTTCGAGACCTGTCCAGCCGCCTAGCAGCCTAGCCACTCAGCGGGCCGAAGGCCCCAAACCGACGACCGTTGACCGTAGACCGACGACCGAAGTTATTGGGAATGCTTGGAGACCAACAAAGGGGGTCCAGCCTTCCGGCCTTCAAGCTTTCCAGCCTTCTAACCTCTGAGCCTTCAAGCGGGCCGAAGGCCCCGACCAACGACCGACGACCAACGACCAACGACCGAACTTATGGACACCGTGCGACCTGCAGAGCTGTGGGAGACCGTGGAGGGGGCACGCGAGCCGGACACGGTTCGGTGCCGGCTGTGCCACCACCGGTGCCGGATCGCCCCGGCGCGCAGGGGCCTGTGCGGGGTCCGGGAGAACCGGGACGGCAGCCTGGTCACCCTGGTATACGGCCGGCTGGTCGCCCGAAACGCGGACCCCATCGAGAAGAAGCCCCTGTTCCACGTGGCGCCGGGAAGCATGTCGTATTCCATCGCCACGGCGGGGTGCAACTTCCGGTGCGGCCACTGCCAGAACTACCAGATCAGCCAGGCGGTGACCGAGCTCGGAATGCTGCCGGGGCGGTTCGTGCCCGCCCGGGCCGTGGTGGAGGACGCCGTGGCCGCGGGCTGCCGGTCGGTGGCGTACACCTACACCGAGCCCACGGTGTTCTTCGAGTACGCCCGCGACTGCATGACCCTGGCCCACGAGGCCGGCCTCCTGAACGTGTTCGTGACCAACGGGTACATGAGCCCCGAGTGCCTGGATGCGCTGGAAGGGCTCCTGGACGCGGCCAACGTGGACCTGAAGGCCATGACCGACGGGTTCTACCGGTCGGTGTGCGGGGCCCGCCTCCAGCCGGTGCTCGACACCATCGCGGAGCTGGTGCGCAGGGGGGTGTGGGTGGAGGTCACCACCCTGCTGATCCCGGGGCGGAACGACTCGGACGACGAGCTTCGGGAGGCGGCCCGGTTCCTGAGGGGGCTGAGCCCCGACATCCCCTGGCACGTGACGGGGTTTTTCCCCACCTACCGCCTCACCGACGCCCCCCCCACCCCGGCCGCCACCCTGATCCGGGCCTGGGAGATCGGCTTGGAGGAGGGGCTGCGGTTCGTGTACACCGGGAACCG
This is a stretch of genomic DNA from Deferrisoma camini S3R1. It encodes these proteins:
- a CDS encoding efflux RND transporter periplasmic adaptor subunit, which codes for MSEAEVPNHNHRSRVASVVSWAVTLFLVGLVVLVVVYGVTRPKPPAPQPVAHVANVEVRTVRPRPYEERLDLPARLVAQREAGVAPEFGGRLRRWLVAEGAAVAQGQVVAELDTEALEAQQAELEARRATAEATVARAASAVEAARVARDQAERQAAQAELAVEAARSAAGLAEKEWARADQLVRAGVLDRARLDQAENARTQARVAVDQAEQGFEAARLGVARAEAAIAEAQKALEAARAGVVEVDRALDSVRVRLDKARIRAPIPGRLDAHLAEPGEVIAPGQEIARIYDLSSLKAVVDVPERYVAFLDPANPALAAYASAARPGAVVGARARVVVPGLPKLTGGEEEGLALAAEIVRVGQAADPESNTFPVELRVPNPSDTLRQGLIARAEIEYLSYPEAIVIPSSAIQVTDQGPRVLVVEEEEGGRPVARVRDIVPASIRGDEVLVLSGLAPGDRLIVAGWKGLVSGQAVRIVVEDGAVVASDGGGKAE
- a CDS encoding efflux RND transporter permease subunit, encoding MIVTRFSVRHFMAVLVACVGIVVLGTAAYFSMPREAFPDVKVPVITVTTVLDGANPTDIETSVTVPLETELDGVEGVKEIRSTSMTDLSVISIEFDPEVDTQVALSRVRDAVDKAKGELPPEADDPIVKEFSFSGDVPVMVVNLVGPASMALSELKDLADRVEDEIQRIPGVLDVKIRGGRERQVRIEVDPVRLRYYGLVPAQVEAAVRGANHNVSAGVADGPLTRVIYRVPGEFRSPAEIYDLVVGRSADGVPVYLKDVATVTYAFADETARARLYDFRAEDGERSVGRYVEPQKTVSLEIMKKSGENIIAVTDAVKGLLAELGLPPQVKAVVALDTSRDVRRMVSDLENGILTSLVLVLGVILIGLGARNAFLVAWAIPFSMLLSILVLRLLDYTLNMMVLFSLLLALGMLVDNAIVIVENIYRHHSLGLSRPRAAIQGTAEVAWPVITSTSTTVAAFLPMVFWPGIMGEFMAYLPVTVIVVLTSSLFVALVINPTLCALVMKRKRGAEATVDPETTRPTYRAVVWYGRFLEFLLDRPVWTLTTGFGVLLLVFAVYGVFGHGVEFFPTIDPNLVMVSVTPPEGTSLDASDRLSRLAEDRIFGRPGSGYDRPVENLKHATVTVGLEARGGFGEEGLGPVVTRIQFVERPLRTEPTSETLAEIRRRLEGLDPSGRRVAPPLYGAEFNVVKPQEGPPTGKPVSIQIFGDDLARMAAVAEDMKALMAAVPGVAKPTDDAATAQPTLEWTVDRARAGMLGLDQASVAGALQMIVGGRRAGTFGHGDDEQDIWFRLPRPYRLDTDRVLAVPIPTPLGGAVAVASVARPELVPGPIQVKHLDRKRVLTVGADVEPWVRADADVRAAFQARAREYPFPPGITYRFAGAAEEQEESTRFLTEAFVVALFLIALVLVLQFNSILVPAIVMTSVVLSFIGVFLGLLAFRMPFGIIMSGIGVISLAGVVVNNAIVLLDAVRQFQRRGQSVREAVVSAGMVRFRPVLLTAVTTILGLVPMALKINIDFLHLTYQYNTESSQWWQSMAVAIIFGLAVATVLTLGVVPTLYLLYARFRLWLFRRLGWRLDREMDIMGLAEELEQASG
- a CDS encoding C1 family peptidase, coding for MSPVPFETYRFDARPDTADFRDRLFEPTLIEVPPRLPVERFRRARVPVLDQGPDGACTGFGLATVVHFLLRTRSVEPDRTRVSPWMLYDLARRYDEWPGEGYEGSSARGAVKGWHKHGVCAARLWPRRRNRGRLTAAIARDAGRRPLGAYYRVNHHDLAALHTALAEVGVLFATSWIHTGWYESEADGVIPHRPDRVGGHAFAIVAYDERGFWIQNSWGPGWGQRGLALVTYDDWFENAMDVWVTRLGAPVALARQTVAAGLSARGNLAGGYAYADLRPHLVSVGNDGRLRQGGTYGTSRAEVAEIVRTEIPRAVAGWGRKRVLLYAHGGLVDEKTAIQRVAEYRAALLGAEVYPLAFVWKTDFWTTVRNILDDALGRRRPEGFWDKAKDFLLDRLDDALEPLARGLGGKAVWDEMKENALRSTTRRDGAARWVGELVADLARADPDLEIHLAGHSAGSIFLAPLVQWLTARGRIPSGPMAGRMGLGLPVASCTLWAPACTVELFKACYLPAVRDGGIGRFTLFTLTDEAEQDDHCANIYHKSLLYLVSNAFEARPRIPGVRDGEPILGMERFVADDPDLGRVLVRGESWVLAPNTEPVGSAGASRARHHGDFDDDPATVRATLARILDAPRTGAGPTFLRSAGGLRDRRPAV
- a CDS encoding AfsR/SARP family transcriptional regulator; this encodes MGGLRFFVLGELRVECVPSGQAVSLPASAAAVLAYLLCAGRRVPRDTLAGTLWAGLPDARARRCLSTALWRLNGALGGGRCLVANRAEVAIDLDGHWFDLDEFLRLTEPAATHPFHSLSFDRATQAEAGLALHTGDLLSGWDAPWIDLERESVRRRRHAALETLTRFYAYYGMYEQALAAALRLLDEDSLREDVHRHVMQIHLEAGRRGLALRQFERCRAALRDQLDATPDPETLRLAEQARLPGPPRPPLESPDPRLAAALDRLDRCIDRLERLLK
- a CDS encoding PLP-dependent cysteine synthase family protein, with product MPASRRVYDSIADLVANPDNPTPLVRLGRFAPEGPMELYGKLECFNPFGSVKDRTAAYLLKGLRERGELPQGKKIVEPTSGNTGIALVALANLLGVKATITVPSALPEEKLTVLRLLGAEVWPTPDDLCPINHPKDGAIALAKSIAEGPRTRDEYVMPNQYENPDNVRAHYETTGPEIWEQTEGRITHFFAGYGTCGTITGVGRYLKEQNPDVRIVAIQPQRGHRLPGLKNFEESKQPEILDPSVVDETITVPDEPAYRTAIEVARTESLLVGPSSGAVLWAAREKARTEGGVGVAIVPDGAFKYMSFYQDWLGDEGQPRV
- a CDS encoding HAD family hydrolase, coding for MIRVEIPGAGTLEVRTVLADFNGTLAVDGRVEPEVRERLAALAARVRVVVATADTFGTVGEEISVPGVEVRRLTPGFQSAQKEKILERLGPETAAAVGNGVNDHRMVARAALGIVVMGPEGAAWETLRRARIVVPRPQDALDLLLHPKRLVATLRD
- the amrS gene encoding AmmeMemoRadiSam system radical SAM enzyme, translating into MRPAELWETVEGAREPDTVRCRLCHHRCRIAPARRGLCGVRENRDGSLVTLVYGRLVARNADPIEKKPLFHVAPGSMSYSIATAGCNFRCGHCQNYQISQAVTELGMLPGRFVPARAVVEDAVAAGCRSVAYTYTEPTVFFEYARDCMTLAHEAGLLNVFVTNGYMSPECLDALEGLLDAANVDLKAMTDGFYRSVCGARLQPVLDTIAELVRRGVWVEVTTLLIPGRNDSDDELREAARFLRGLSPDIPWHVTGFFPTYRLTDAPPTPAATLIRAWEIGLEEGLRFVYTGNRPGHGGEDTVCPSCGAVVLGRLGYAVTARNLDPEGRCRRCGAAVPGLEMGERP